TTTGAGAAATTGATGTGGGAATATTTATAAATCTTCCGGAGAAAATAGGTTTGTCTAGTAAAGGGTAATGGTAGATGCACCCTGACAAATTGAGCCTCTTAGCCTACGGCTGGGAGGTTTTTTATTGTCTAATTAAATTTGAGAAATTGATGTGGGAATATTTATAAATCTTCCGGAGAAAATAGGTTTGTCTAGTAAAGGGTAATGGTAGATGCACCCTGACAAATTGAGCCTCTTAGCCTACGGCTGGGAGGTTTTTTATTGCCAATTTTTAGTAGCCGCTGAGTTTGCCTTGTTGTTTGGTTCGACGTTCGGCCCAACGAAAGATGAGGATGCCGATCGTGAAATAAACTCCACCATTCAAAAAGGCGATCGCCAGTCTGTCCCAGCTTAGATCAATCTGCCGAGCCATGAGGTCACGCAGGAGTCCGGCTCCCGGCGTCATTGGTAGGAAGTAGCTGATAAGTTTCCCCGTACCTTCCCATTCTTCAGTGGGAGTGGAAATTAGGAAGAGGAGCGAGAACTGCACCACTGCAAATAGCTGTTGGATGCGTTTGAACAGCAAAGTCAGTGAACCAATGATAAATGCTAAGCCATACGCTCCAAAGATCATCGATAGCAGCGGGAGGAATAGCACGATCGGAAATGCGAGAAACCGGCTGGTCAGCAGCATGATTAACCCTAAAATCGTCACGATCAGAATCATCTGAATCATCAAACTAGCGACTGCACGAATGAAGAATAATCGCGGTGTGCTGAAAGCGGCGAGAAAGAGCTGTTCGAGCGTTCCCGTCTGGGCTTCCCGTTGGAGCGTGCCCGAAATGTCAAACAGGATAAACGTTACCATCGTCCAGAGTATGTAGCCGACGATGATTGAGTCTAATCGATCGCCCAAGCTCAACCCTGGTCCGGCTACATACTGAGCGCTGAGAAAAAGCCCATAAAATACCGATGTGATGATAAAAATGCCGCCGATCGCTTCTGCTGGATAGCGGCGAAATTGAATCCACGATCGACGAAACTCGGCGAAAAATAGTTCTAGTGTTGGAAGTTTAGGCATTACGTCCTGCTTGTACGACTTGCAAAAATACATCAGTCAGGTTGGCTTGGTCTTTTTCGACTTTGACGATTGGCAGTGGACGCAAAATATCTAAGACGGTGTAAAGCAGTTCGGGGTTGTTGAGCGTGATTTGTTTACCGGTGACGGTGATGCCGAGATATTCGAGTTTGGAGTCGCGATCGCTGTCTAATTCCTCTTCTAGTGCGATGCGATATGTACTGCTGGAGAACTGATTAATCAGTTCGTGGGTCGGTTTTTCTGTGACGATACTGCCTTGGTTAATGATGGCGACGCGATCGCTGAGGGCTTCGGCGACGTCAAGCTGGTGGGTGGTGAGGACGATGCCGCGGCCTTCGCTGGCAATTTCCCGCACGAGGCGTTTGACGGTTTCGGTGGCTTCAACGTCGAGACCAAGGGTGGGTTCATCTAGCAGCAGCAGTTTTGGATCATGCACCATTGCGACGGCGATCGCGACTTTTTGCTGCATTCCGCGTGAGAGTTTTTGGATGGTTTCTTTGCGTTTGTGGTTGAGTTCGAAGCGATCGAGCAGTCTGCGGCCTTGCTGTCGGGCTTGTTTGCGGGTGAGTCCGCGGAGGACACCGAAATATTCCAGATTTTCTTCAGGTGTGAGTCGCCAGTAGAGGTTGCGATTACCTTCGAGGACTGCGCCTAAATGCTTTAGGGCTTCGGGTTCGCGATGTGGATCAAGGTCCAAAATACGGATATTTCCCTGGTCGGGTTGAATCAGTCCA
This genomic window from Romeriopsis navalis LEGE 11480 contains:
- a CDS encoding ABC transporter permease; protein product: MPKLPTLELFFAEFRRSWIQFRRYPAEAIGGIFIITSVFYGLFLSAQYVAGPGLSLGDRLDSIIVGYILWTMVTFILFDISGTLQREAQTGTLEQLFLAAFSTPRLFFIRAVASLMIQMILIVTILGLIMLLTSRFLAFPIVLFLPLLSMIFGAYGLAFIIGSLTLLFKRIQQLFAVVQFSLLFLISTPTEEWEGTGKLISYFLPMTPGAGLLRDLMARQIDLSWDRLAIAFLNGGVYFTIGILIFRWAERRTKQQGKLSGY
- a CDS encoding ABC transporter ATP-binding protein, which encodes MPILNAQNLQKCYKTHRKSLMAVKDVSLQLAAGEVLAFLGPNGAGKTTSIKMIAGLIQPDQGNIRILDLDPHREPEALKHLGAVLEGNRNLYWRLTPEENLEYFGVLRGLTRKQARQQGRRLLDRFELNHKRKETIQKLSRGMQQKVAIAVAMVHDPKLLLLDEPTLGLDVEATETVKRLVREIASEGRGIVLTTHQLDVAEALSDRVAIINQGSIVTEKPTHELINQFSSSTYRIALEEELDSDRDSKLEYLGITVTGKQITLNNPELLYTVLDILRPLPIVKVEKDQANLTDVFLQVVQAGRNA